Proteins encoded together in one Chitinophaga lutea window:
- a CDS encoding sodium:solute symporter — translation MSIYDWLVLGFTLITIILYGVWKSRGQKDLDSYFLGNRTMPWYIILLSIIGTQASAITFLSAPGQAYADGMRFVQYYFGLPLAMIVICIAFVPIFHRLKVYTAYEYLEQRFDLKTRTLTSFLFLIQRGLSTGISIYAPSIILSSLLGWNIYYTNIFMGGLLIIYTVYGGTKAVSYTQSLQLAIIFTGMFLAGWMVVHLLPKEIGFSDALHVAGKMGKLNVIVTDFSWTDRYNIWSGVIGGFFLALSYFGTDQSQVGRYLTAKTLTESRMGLLMNGLVKVPMQFLIMLIGALVFVFYLYFRAPINFNQGLLNQVHNSAYAPQMQELEQQFDSLTIVKQRHVKALTTAIDTDNKDLIDNAKLQLQNTEGAADQVRDSANVLIKKAAPGAETNDTNYIFLHFVVNNLPKGLVGLLIAIIFLASWGSIAAALNSLASTTMVDIYKRMVNKDGSEAEYLRMSKIWTLIWGVFSIAVAQFASGMGSLIEAVNILGSLFYGTILGIFVVAFTMKRVKGSATFWGAVVAEIFVVAIYLADVISFLWLNVIGCLLVMIAAGLIQLAIGVNGYVVRRK, via the coding sequence ATGAGTATCTACGACTGGCTGGTATTAGGTTTCACGTTAATCACAATCATCCTTTACGGCGTCTGGAAAAGCCGCGGACAAAAAGACCTCGACAGTTATTTCCTGGGCAACCGCACCATGCCCTGGTATATCATCCTCTTGTCGATCATCGGCACGCAGGCCAGCGCTATTACTTTCCTGAGTGCACCCGGCCAGGCTTATGCGGACGGCATGCGTTTCGTGCAATATTACTTCGGGCTGCCGCTGGCCATGATCGTGATCTGTATCGCCTTTGTGCCGATCTTTCACCGGCTGAAGGTATATACCGCTTATGAATACCTGGAGCAGCGCTTCGACCTGAAAACCCGCACGCTCACGTCGTTCCTGTTCCTTATCCAGCGCGGGCTGTCGACCGGCATCAGCATTTACGCCCCGTCGATCATTTTATCGTCGCTGCTGGGCTGGAACATTTATTACACCAATATTTTTATGGGCGGGCTGCTCATTATCTATACCGTGTACGGCGGTACGAAGGCCGTGTCGTACACCCAGAGCCTGCAGCTGGCCATCATCTTCACGGGGATGTTCCTCGCGGGCTGGATGGTGGTGCACCTGCTGCCGAAGGAGATCGGGTTTTCCGACGCGCTGCATGTGGCGGGGAAAATGGGCAAGCTGAATGTGATCGTAACCGATTTCAGCTGGACCGACCGTTACAATATCTGGAGTGGGGTGATCGGCGGATTTTTCCTGGCGCTGTCTTATTTCGGCACCGACCAGAGCCAGGTGGGGCGGTACCTCACCGCGAAAACACTCACGGAGAGCCGCATGGGCCTGCTGATGAACGGGCTCGTGAAAGTGCCCATGCAGTTCCTGATCATGCTCATCGGGGCGCTCGTATTCGTGTTTTACCTTTATTTCCGTGCGCCCATCAACTTCAACCAGGGGCTGCTCAACCAGGTGCACAATTCCGCGTACGCGCCGCAGATGCAGGAGCTGGAGCAACAATTCGATTCGCTGACCATCGTGAAACAGCGGCACGTGAAAGCCCTCACAACCGCAATCGATACGGACAACAAGGATTTGATCGACAACGCGAAGCTGCAGCTGCAGAACACCGAAGGCGCAGCCGACCAGGTGCGCGATTCCGCCAATGTACTTATCAAAAAAGCCGCACCCGGCGCGGAAACCAACGATACCAACTACATCTTCCTTCATTTTGTGGTGAACAACCTGCCGAAAGGATTGGTGGGCCTGCTGATCGCCATTATCTTCCTCGCTTCCTGGGGCAGTATCGCCGCCGCCCTCAACTCGCTGGCATCCACTACCATGGTGGATATTTACAAACGGATGGTGAACAAGGACGGCTCCGAGGCGGAATACCTCCGGATGTCCAAAATCTGGACGCTGATCTGGGGCGTGTTCAGCATCGCCGTGGCGCAGTTCGCCAGCGGCATGGGCAGCCTCATCGAGGCGGTGAACATCCTCGGTTCGCTTTTCTACGGCACCATTCTCGGCATTTTTGTGGTGGCCTTTACGATGAAGCGCGTAAAGGGTAGCGCTACGTTCTGGGGCGCCGTGGTAGCGGAAATATTCGTGGTGGCCATTTACCTCGCGGATGTGATTTCGTTCCTCTGGCTGAACGTGATCGGCTGCCTGCTGGTGATGATCGCGGCGGGACTGATACAGCTGGCCATCGGGGTGAACGGGTATGTTGTAAGGAGGAAATAA
- a CDS encoding DUF2911 domain-containing protein, which produces MKKLSAFLSAAALCVIATAPVAAQGIKMPQPSPTQTIKQDFALSEVEVTYSRPAVKGREVLGNLIPYGRMWRVGANAATKIKFGEDVKLNGTVVPAGEYVIYTLAKQGESTWEVVINKGLKNWGTDGYKQEEDVARFKADAQELPFPVESFMIAFENVRPSAMTMMLLWDRVMLPIEITADIDGKVMAQIDAAMKTDKKPYFQAASYYFETGRDLKTALEWADAATKANDKAYWIFHLKAKIQAKMGDKAAAKATAEKSKELAKAGNNADYVLLNEKLIATL; this is translated from the coding sequence ATGAAAAAACTATCTGCGTTTTTGTCTGCTGCTGCGCTGTGCGTGATAGCCACGGCCCCTGTTGCTGCGCAGGGCATTAAAATGCCCCAGCCGAGCCCTACCCAGACCATCAAACAGGACTTTGCCCTGTCTGAAGTGGAAGTGACCTACTCCCGCCCTGCCGTGAAAGGCCGCGAAGTGCTGGGCAACCTCATCCCTTACGGCCGCATGTGGCGCGTGGGTGCGAATGCCGCTACCAAAATCAAGTTCGGGGAAGACGTAAAACTGAACGGCACCGTGGTGCCCGCCGGTGAATACGTGATCTATACACTGGCCAAACAGGGTGAAAGCACCTGGGAAGTGGTGATCAATAAAGGCCTGAAAAACTGGGGCACCGACGGGTACAAACAGGAAGAAGACGTGGCGCGCTTCAAAGCCGACGCCCAGGAGCTCCCCTTCCCCGTAGAATCATTCATGATCGCGTTTGAGAACGTGCGCCCGAGCGCCATGACCATGATGCTGCTGTGGGACCGCGTGATGCTGCCGATCGAGATCACTGCAGACATCGACGGCAAAGTGATGGCACAGATCGACGCCGCCATGAAAACGGATAAAAAGCCGTACTTCCAGGCCGCCAGCTATTATTTCGAAACCGGCCGCGACCTGAAAACCGCGCTGGAATGGGCCGATGCCGCCACCAAGGCAAACGACAAAGCTTACTGGATCTTTCACCTGAAAGCAAAAATCCAGGCTAAAATGGGTGACAAGGCCGCTGCGAAAGCCACTGCCGAAAAATCCAAAGAACTGGCCAAAGCCGGGAACAACGCCGACTATGTGCTCCTCAACGAAAAACTGATCGCTACGCTTTAA
- a CDS encoding response regulator transcription factor has translation MLSPIKVAIADDHKIFRSGVINTLTPYENINVVFEAEDGEHLLQIMQEQQPDVILMDLKMPKMDGIQATIKVKEKYPQVKVIILTMYEDDNFIVHLVENGANAYLLKNSEPEEIYEAICTTFEKGFYFNENVNLALLKKVLHKNKQQFKPTFKNEVQLTDRELEVLKLICNEFTTQEISEQIFLSPRTVEGLRQKLLEKLNVKNTVGLVLYAFRNGLIE, from the coding sequence ATGCTGTCGCCTATCAAAGTCGCTATTGCCGACGACCATAAAATATTCCGTAGCGGGGTCATCAATACGTTGACGCCTTATGAGAATATCAATGTGGTATTCGAGGCGGAAGACGGCGAGCATCTGCTGCAGATCATGCAGGAACAGCAGCCGGACGTGATCCTGATGGACCTCAAGATGCCCAAAATGGACGGCATCCAGGCCACCATCAAGGTCAAGGAAAAATACCCCCAGGTCAAAGTCATCATTCTCACCATGTACGAAGACGATAACTTCATCGTGCACCTGGTGGAAAACGGGGCCAACGCCTACCTGCTCAAAAACAGTGAACCGGAAGAAATCTACGAAGCCATCTGCACCACCTTCGAGAAAGGTTTTTACTTCAACGAAAATGTAAACCTGGCCCTCCTCAAAAAAGTGCTGCATAAAAACAAGCAGCAGTTCAAACCCACTTTCAAGAACGAGGTACAGCTTACCGACCGTGAGCTGGAAGTACTGAAGCTGATCTGCAACGAATTCACCACGCAGGAGATCTCGGAACAGATCTTCCTGAGCCCCCGCACCGTAGAAGGCCTGCGCCAGAAGCTCCTGGAAAAGCTGAATGTTAAAAATACGGTGGGGCTGGTATTATATGCGTTCCGGAACGGGCTGATCGAATAG
- a CDS encoding sensor histidine kinase produces MNTLQLILIGTIVMLSLGIFVVVMVVLQQKQVVQYKLKLKDKDLQIQKERLVAVLQGQETERKRIAEDLHDEVGAQLSVLKLNLNHLQQLAGNGEKERIKETKEFTDTIIQQLRFISQSLHPTTLENLGLSHALDSFCSLMNKNKQIAISFKTDATSYPVDREKALNVYRVVQELMNNVLKHAEAGHVFITYQSTPNLLTIRVEDDGNGLLVDKFEESRKKTGHLGLKNIESRLNIIGGNITFVKNSPIGTVAEIRVENYQPVV; encoded by the coding sequence ATGAACACATTACAACTTATACTAATAGGCACGATCGTGATGCTGAGCCTGGGTATTTTTGTGGTGGTGATGGTGGTGTTGCAGCAGAAACAGGTGGTTCAATATAAACTGAAGTTAAAGGACAAAGACCTGCAAATCCAGAAAGAACGACTCGTGGCGGTGTTACAGGGGCAGGAAACGGAACGCAAGCGTATTGCGGAAGACCTGCATGATGAAGTGGGCGCCCAGCTCTCGGTGCTCAAGCTGAACCTCAATCACCTCCAGCAGCTGGCGGGCAACGGGGAAAAGGAACGGATCAAGGAAACGAAGGAGTTTACGGATACCATCATCCAGCAGCTCCGCTTCATCTCCCAAAGCCTGCATCCCACTACCCTGGAGAACCTCGGCCTCAGCCATGCGCTCGATTCGTTCTGCAGCCTGATGAACAAAAACAAACAGATCGCCATTTCCTTTAAAACAGACGCCACCAGCTACCCTGTCGATCGTGAAAAGGCGCTGAACGTATACCGCGTAGTGCAGGAACTGATGAACAACGTGCTTAAACACGCTGAAGCGGGGCATGTATTCATCACCTACCAGAGCACCCCCAACCTGCTCACCATCCGCGTGGAAGACGACGGGAACGGTCTGCTGGTCGACAAATTCGAAGAATCCCGGAAAAAAACCGGCCACCTGGGCCTAAAAAATATCGAAAGCCGTTTGAATATTATCGGCGGAAACATCACCTTTGTGAAGAATTCACCCATCGGTACAGTGGCCGAGATCAGGGTGGAGAACTATCAGCCTGTTGTTTAA
- the xerD gene encoding site-specific tyrosine recombinase XerD — translation MWESSINRFRIHLKIERSLSPNTIEAYERDVKTLTQYLTANGLAIAPQDVTLKHLQACTEWIASLGMTGTSQARIISGMKAFFRFLLLQGLIPADPSQLLESPKASRKLPDFLTYEEIELLIGQIDLSKAEGHRNKAIIETMYSCGLRVSEAVNLKISQLYLEDGFVRVTGKGDKERLIPIGTSAIKNITLYNDTTRRHMIIKKGHEDILFLNRRGSKLSRVMIFLLIKDLAAKARISKSISPHTFRHSFATHLVEGGADLVAVQEMLGHESITTTEIYTHLNREYLRDMLQQYHPGF, via the coding sequence ATGTGGGAATCCAGCATTAACCGGTTCAGGATCCATCTGAAGATTGAACGCTCCCTTTCACCCAATACGATAGAGGCTTACGAGCGCGACGTAAAAACGCTCACGCAGTATCTTACGGCCAACGGCCTGGCCATTGCGCCGCAGGACGTAACGCTGAAGCACCTCCAGGCCTGCACGGAATGGATAGCCTCGCTGGGTATGACGGGCACCTCCCAGGCCCGCATCATTTCCGGCATGAAGGCGTTTTTCCGTTTCCTGCTGTTGCAGGGGCTGATACCGGCCGATCCTTCCCAGTTGCTGGAATCTCCCAAGGCGAGCCGAAAACTGCCCGATTTCCTGACGTATGAAGAGATAGAACTGCTCATCGGGCAGATCGACCTGAGCAAGGCAGAAGGGCACCGGAATAAAGCCATTATTGAAACCATGTACAGCTGCGGCCTTCGCGTAAGCGAAGCCGTCAACCTGAAGATCTCGCAACTGTACCTCGAAGACGGTTTTGTGCGGGTGACGGGTAAAGGCGACAAGGAACGCCTCATTCCCATCGGTACCTCGGCCATTAAGAACATTACGTTGTATAACGATACCACCCGGCGGCACATGATCATCAAAAAGGGCCATGAAGATATCCTCTTCCTGAACCGCCGCGGCAGCAAGCTGAGCCGCGTCATGATTTTCCTGCTCATCAAGGACCTGGCGGCCAAAGCGCGGATCAGCAAATCCATCTCCCCGCATACCTTCCGCCATTCCTTCGCCACCCATCTGGTGGAAGGGGGCGCCGACCTCGTTGCCGTGCAGGAAATGCTCGGGCATGAAAGCATCACCACTACCGAGATTTATACCCACCTCAACCGGGAGTACCTCCGGGATATGTTGCAACAATACCATCCGGGCTTCTGA